The proteins below are encoded in one region of Paraburkholderia aromaticivorans:
- a CDS encoding LysE family translocator yields MIASTFLTADVLIAYSAYFVGTASPGPSNLAIMSLAMSAGRRSALTFALGVVSGSFFWALLASLGLSAVLATYSECLVAIKIAGGLYLLWLGFKSARSAFRPKALPTGTARDNEPLKRLYLRGLLLHLTNPKAILVWLSIVSLAMSPAGGTSHTAPVVLGCMCIGVSVFSSYAVLFSTASARRIYSAIRRWLDGSLAIMFGIAGIKLLTSKS; encoded by the coding sequence ATGATCGCCAGCACCTTCCTCACCGCCGATGTCCTGATCGCCTACAGCGCCTACTTCGTCGGTACGGCGAGCCCCGGGCCGAGCAATCTCGCGATCATGTCACTGGCGATGAGCGCGGGCCGCCGCTCCGCGTTGACCTTCGCGCTCGGCGTGGTGTCGGGTTCGTTCTTCTGGGCGCTGCTGGCGTCGCTGGGTTTGTCGGCGGTACTCGCCACTTACTCGGAATGCCTGGTGGCGATCAAGATCGCCGGCGGGCTGTATCTGCTATGGCTGGGCTTCAAATCCGCGCGCTCCGCGTTTCGTCCCAAGGCGCTGCCCACGGGCACGGCGCGTGACAACGAACCGCTCAAGCGTCTCTATCTGCGCGGCCTGCTGCTGCATCTCACCAATCCGAAAGCGATTCTGGTCTGGCTGTCGATCGTCTCGCTGGCCATGTCGCCGGCCGGTGGCACCTCGCATACCGCGCCGGTGGTGCTCGGTTGCATGTGCATCGGCGTATCGGTGTTCAGCAGCTATGCGGTGCTGTTTTCGACCGCTTCCGCACGCCGCATCTACTCGGCGATCCGGCGCTGGCTCGACGGGTCGCTCGCGATCATGTTCGGCATTGCCGGCATCAAGCTGCTGACTTCGAAAAGCTGA